From the Silvanigrella paludirubra genome, one window contains:
- the oppB gene encoding oligopeptide ABC transporter permease OppB encodes MVSYTIKRFLGAWPTLIVLITLSFFLMRVAPGGPFSGEKVLSAAVQANLDAKYHLNDPIFVQYLDYLWSLARGDFGPSFKYPDWTVNQLINQGFPVSLWIGGWAMFIAIIIGVLVGSLAAFKQNTWVDYIATGMSMTGISIPSFVTAPMFTLLFAVVLGWVPAGGWNDGAFLNMILPVTALALPQIAIISRIMRGSMIEVLRSNYIRTAKAKGIPNRIILFRHAIRPAILPVISYLGPATAGIITGSVVVEQIFSLPGLGSYLVKGALNRDYTLVLGSVILVGALIIAFNFIVDVLYAMIDPKIKY; translated from the coding sequence ATGGTTTCCTATACTATAAAAAGATTTCTTGGCGCTTGGCCAACATTAATTGTCCTAATTACTTTATCTTTTTTTCTTATGCGTGTTGCACCAGGTGGTCCTTTTTCGGGAGAAAAAGTTCTAAGCGCTGCTGTTCAAGCAAATCTTGATGCTAAATATCACTTAAACGATCCTATTTTTGTACAATACCTAGACTATTTATGGTCACTTGCAAGAGGCGATTTTGGTCCTTCCTTTAAATATCCAGATTGGACTGTAAATCAATTGATAAACCAAGGCTTCCCAGTTTCCTTATGGATTGGTGGCTGGGCTATGTTTATTGCAATTATTATTGGAGTTCTTGTTGGCTCCCTTGCTGCTTTTAAACAAAACACCTGGGTAGATTACATAGCAACAGGAATGTCAATGACTGGAATTTCCATTCCAAGCTTTGTTACAGCACCTATGTTTACTCTTTTGTTTGCGGTTGTTCTTGGCTGGGTGCCTGCGGGTGGATGGAATGACGGAGCATTTTTAAATATGATCCTACCTGTTACCGCGCTGGCTCTTCCTCAAATTGCTATTATTAGTAGGATCATGCGAGGAAGCATGATTGAAGTTTTACGAAGTAACTATATTAGAACAGCAAAAGCAAAAGGAATTCCAAATCGAATTATTCTTTTTCGACATGCGATTCGCCCAGCTATTCTTCCGGTAATATCCTATCTTGGACCAGCTACAGCTGGAATTATCACGGGCTCTGTTGTGGTTGAACAAATATTTAGTCTTCCTGGTTTAGGCAGTTACCTTGTTAAAGGTGCCCTAAACAGAGATTACACCTTAGTTTTAGGATCTGTAATTTTAGTAGGAGCACTTATTATTGCATTTAATTTTATTGTAGATGTTCTTTACGCAATGATAGATCCAAAAATTAAATATTAA
- a CDS encoding oligopeptide/dipeptide ABC transporter ATP-binding protein — MTLLSVNNLNVSFATPDGFVKAVNGISFSLNPGEALGIVGESGSGKSQLVLGLMGLLAQNGKTTGSVKFNNNELIGLNQNEFNKIRGDKISMIFQDPMTSLNPYLRISKQMTEVLMFHKNMSYSDAKNESIKMLDLVKIPDAKNRVDMYPHEFSGGMRQRVMIAMSLLCKPDLLIADEPTTALDVTVQAQIVTLLCELKKDLGTAIIIITHDLGVVAGICDNVMVMYAGRTMEYGPVNHIFYTPQHPYTQGLLKSIPRLNDETYGDLPTIPGNPPSLLNLPKGCPFQERCLYAEEKCTVKPPPLVTFGNDLKKACYLEIQQ; from the coding sequence ATGACTTTACTAAGTGTAAATAATTTAAATGTTTCCTTCGCTACTCCAGATGGTTTTGTGAAAGCTGTCAATGGAATTAGTTTTTCTTTGAATCCAGGAGAAGCTTTAGGAATTGTTGGGGAATCAGGTTCTGGAAAAAGCCAACTTGTTTTAGGCTTAATGGGACTTCTTGCTCAAAATGGAAAAACAACTGGAAGTGTTAAATTTAATAATAATGAACTAATAGGTTTAAATCAAAACGAATTTAATAAAATTCGTGGCGATAAAATATCTATGATTTTCCAAGATCCAATGACATCATTAAATCCTTATTTAAGAATATCAAAACAAATGACTGAGGTTTTGATGTTTCACAAAAATATGAGTTATAGTGATGCAAAAAATGAATCTATAAAAATGCTTGATCTCGTTAAAATTCCTGATGCAAAAAACAGAGTGGATATGTATCCACATGAATTTTCTGGTGGGATGAGACAGCGTGTAATGATAGCCATGAGCCTACTTTGTAAACCTGATCTTTTAATTGCAGATGAACCGACAACAGCATTAGATGTTACTGTTCAAGCTCAAATTGTAACTTTACTTTGTGAACTTAAAAAAGATTTAGGAACAGCAATTATAATTATTACCCATGATTTAGGAGTTGTTGCTGGAATTTGTGATAATGTTATGGTTATGTATGCAGGAAGAACTATGGAATATGGTCCTGTAAATCATATATTTTACACCCCACAACATCCTTATACACAAGGCTTATTAAAATCAATTCCAAGACTTAATGATGAAACTTATGGAGATCTTCCCACAATACCAGGAAATCCTCCGAGTCTTTTAAATTTACCAAAAGGCTGCCCTTTTCAAGAAAGGTGCCTATATGCAGAAGAAAAATGCACTGTAAAACCACCACCTCTTGTTACTTTTGGAAATGATCTTAAAAAAGCATGTTATTTGGAGATCCAACAATGA
- the oppF gene encoding murein tripeptide/oligopeptide ABC transporter ATP binding protein OppF, whose amino-acid sequence MSETILSVENLKVHFPIAKKGSWFKKVTLKAVDGVTFDLQKGETLGVVGESGCGKSTLARAIMRLLPATEGNVTLLNKNLLALDKTKMREARKDIQMIFQDPLASLNPRMTAGEIIAEPLKTFYPKLSSNEIKAKITNLMNLVGLIPEHINRYPHEFSGGQCQRIGIARALILNPKIIVCDEPVSALDVSIQAQIVNLLKKLQRDLGLTLVFIAHDLSIVKHISDRIMVMYLGRPVEIGTREQIYKNPLHPYTKALLSAVPIPDPELEKNKVVQILQGDLPSPINPPSGCRFRTRCPVAEARCAQIEPTLKKSNSGALTSCLKVI is encoded by the coding sequence ATGAGTGAAACCATTTTATCTGTAGAAAATTTAAAGGTACATTTTCCAATTGCAAAAAAAGGATCTTGGTTTAAAAAAGTAACACTTAAAGCAGTTGACGGTGTTACTTTTGATCTTCAAAAGGGAGAAACTTTAGGTGTTGTTGGTGAGTCTGGCTGTGGTAAATCGACACTTGCAAGAGCCATTATGCGACTCCTTCCTGCTACTGAAGGAAATGTTACTTTATTAAATAAGAATTTATTGGCTCTAGATAAAACTAAAATGAGAGAAGCTCGTAAAGATATTCAAATGATCTTTCAAGATCCTTTAGCATCTTTAAATCCAAGAATGACAGCGGGTGAAATCATTGCAGAACCCTTAAAAACATTTTATCCCAAGTTATCTAGCAATGAAATAAAAGCCAAAATTACAAATTTAATGAATTTAGTAGGTTTAATTCCTGAACATATAAACCGTTATCCTCATGAGTTTTCTGGTGGTCAATGCCAAAGAATTGGTATTGCACGCGCTCTTATTTTAAACCCTAAAATAATTGTTTGTGATGAACCTGTGAGTGCTTTGGATGTTTCAATTCAAGCTCAAATTGTAAACTTATTAAAAAAACTACAAAGAGATCTTGGCTTAACTCTTGTTTTTATTGCACACGATCTTAGCATCGTAAAACACATTAGCGATCGCATTATGGTTATGTATTTAGGCAGACCTGTAGAAATTGGAACCCGTGAACAAATATATAAAAATCCATTACATCCTTATACAAAAGCATTGTTATCTGCAGTTCCAATACCTGATCCAGAACTTGAAAAAAATAAAGTGGTTCAAATTTTACAAGGCGATCTACCTTCTCCAATCAATCCGCCGAGTGGCTGTCGTTTTAGAACACGCTGTCCTGTGGCCGAAGCAAGATGCGCACAAATTGAACCGACATTAAAAAAATCAAATTCAGGAGCATTAACAAGCTGCTTAAAGGTTATTTAA
- a CDS encoding 2Fe-2S iron-sulfur cluster-binding protein codes for MSKPIIHFVLEDMDVEAPVGASFQEIVQASEADVTFGCRNGTCGTCRIRVEKGMENISSLEREEKDFLESIESPSNERLGCQIRINGNCSISYIGL; via the coding sequence ATGTCAAAACCAATTATTCATTTTGTATTAGAAGATATGGACGTAGAAGCTCCTGTTGGCGCTTCCTTTCAAGAAATTGTTCAAGCAAGTGAAGCCGACGTTACTTTTGGCTGCCGTAACGGAACATGTGGAACCTGTCGTATTCGAGTTGAAAAAGGAATGGAAAATATCTCAAGTTTGGAAAGAGAAGAAAAAGATTTTTTAGAATCTATAGAATCACCATCAAACGAAAGATTAGGCTGTCAAATTCGAATAAATGGAAATTGTTCTATTAGTTATATAGGTCTTTAA
- the metH gene encoding methionine synthase has translation MKKTISEAIKERVLILDGAMGTQIFNHNPTIEDYGGIEFDGCVELLNERRKNWIQEIHHNYFQAGCDAVETNTFGCNEIVLSEFGIANRTLELNIQAAKLAKEVANSYQSSKYVIGSVGPGTKLITLLQIDYKTLYQSYYTQMKGLLLGGVDVILIETCQDINQVKIAVRAAKKAMNEVNKQVPIWTQVTIETSGTMLVGSDIQSALTAIECLGVDVLGMNCATGPDEMRQHIAYLAEASPFALSVLPNAGLPQNVSGKTVYPLGPVDFATKVITMAKDFSLNVIGGCCGTTPEHIKELVNQASSLNPGIRKGKYERSVSSLYTSVPLDLEPKPLYVGERTNANGSKKFRDLLAINDYDGLVQIAKGQLKEGAHILDVCVAYVSRNETEDMELLLKKLVTQVNIPIMIDSTEIPVIERALQIAPGKCVVNSINFEDGEEKARKILDLCKEYGASIVALTIDEEGMAKTVERKLNIAERIYNLVVHEYKMNPGDLIFDPLTFTLGSGDEEFRKSAIATIDGIKLIKEKFKGVRTILGLSNVSFGLNPYTRQILNSLMLYHSVKNGLDLAILNASKIIPVAKISEEDRKLFNDLIFDKRSEDYDPLKKILQKFSDVKKDLNQETTKRNSLSVEERLKLDIIDGEKQYIFEDCKEALNKYPPLHIINNILLEGMKVVGERFGAGEMQLPFVLESAEAMKTAVRELEPYMEKKSGYSKGKMIIATVKGDVHDIGKNLVDVILSNNGFEILNLGIKQPIESILEKYKGSGAHVIGMSGLLVKSTAIMKENLEYMALHNHSIPVILGGAALTREFVEKECQSVYKGPVFYAFDAFESLKIMEKICDLKQEELTPEKISEIRKYAKATEKGAESDKKEPDNQIKVIRKSEKTMQADENGQSPWVRKNEKIPIPPFWGTKIKEEPLKNIFEYIDEFALIRSRWGFSQGNMTEEQFTEILKNKAQPLFEQMKKKFIEENVITPKAIYGYFPVCSENDKLIVYEPNTREGTPVESRKIIAEFYFPRQKSGKILCISDYFQNIKSGKIDTLGVQIVTLGEEISHITKKLYDDGNFTEYYYLHGIATELTEAYAEVIHKLIRTELGIVGNDAKSLRQLFSQGYQGSRFSFGYPACPNMEGNNTLLNLLEADRIGVKISEAFQMHPELTTSALVSWHPQARYFTT, from the coding sequence ATGAAAAAAACGATATCAGAAGCAATAAAAGAAAGAGTTCTTATTCTTGACGGCGCAATGGGAACACAAATATTTAATCACAATCCTACCATTGAAGATTATGGTGGAATTGAATTTGATGGTTGCGTTGAACTATTAAATGAAAGAAGGAAAAATTGGATCCAAGAGATTCATCATAATTATTTTCAAGCTGGATGTGATGCTGTAGAAACAAATACGTTTGGTTGTAACGAAATTGTTTTATCTGAATTTGGAATTGCAAATAGAACTCTCGAATTAAATATACAAGCCGCAAAACTAGCAAAAGAAGTAGCAAATAGCTATCAAAGTTCTAAATATGTCATAGGAAGTGTTGGCCCAGGAACAAAATTAATTACTTTATTACAAATTGATTATAAAACTTTATATCAAAGTTATTATACTCAAATGAAGGGATTATTATTAGGTGGTGTTGATGTTATTTTAATTGAAACATGCCAAGATATTAATCAAGTTAAAATTGCAGTAAGAGCTGCAAAAAAAGCAATGAATGAAGTAAATAAACAAGTTCCAATTTGGACTCAAGTTACTATAGAAACATCTGGAACAATGCTAGTTGGTAGCGATATTCAATCTGCCTTAACAGCAATTGAGTGCTTAGGCGTCGATGTTTTAGGTATGAATTGTGCAACAGGCCCAGATGAAATGAGACAGCATATTGCTTATCTTGCAGAAGCTTCTCCGTTCGCATTAAGTGTTTTGCCAAACGCAGGATTACCGCAAAATGTTAGTGGCAAAACAGTTTATCCTCTTGGTCCCGTCGATTTTGCAACAAAAGTTATTACAATGGCGAAGGATTTTTCACTAAATGTGATCGGTGGTTGTTGCGGAACAACTCCTGAACATATTAAAGAATTAGTGAATCAAGCAAGTAGCTTAAATCCTGGTATAAGAAAAGGAAAATACGAAAGAAGTGTTAGTAGTTTATATACGAGCGTACCTTTAGACTTAGAACCAAAACCTCTTTATGTTGGTGAAAGAACCAATGCAAATGGTTCTAAAAAATTTCGCGATTTATTAGCTATTAATGATTATGATGGCCTTGTTCAAATTGCAAAAGGTCAACTAAAAGAAGGGGCACACATTTTAGATGTTTGTGTTGCTTATGTTTCTCGTAACGAAACAGAAGATATGGAATTATTATTAAAAAAACTTGTTACCCAGGTTAATATTCCAATCATGATAGACTCCACTGAAATTCCGGTTATTGAGAGAGCTTTACAAATTGCTCCCGGTAAATGCGTTGTTAATTCAATTAATTTTGAAGATGGCGAAGAAAAAGCACGAAAAATTCTAGATCTTTGTAAAGAATATGGAGCATCTATTGTTGCATTAACAATTGACGAAGAAGGAATGGCAAAAACTGTAGAACGTAAACTAAATATTGCAGAACGAATTTATAATTTAGTTGTTCATGAATATAAAATGAATCCTGGTGATCTTATATTTGATCCATTAACGTTTACTTTAGGCAGTGGTGATGAAGAGTTTAGAAAATCAGCTATTGCAACGATAGATGGAATTAAATTAATTAAAGAAAAATTTAAAGGTGTAAGAACAATTTTAGGATTATCAAATGTAAGTTTTGGTTTAAATCCTTATACTCGACAAATTTTAAACTCATTAATGCTTTATCATTCTGTTAAAAATGGTTTAGACTTAGCAATACTAAATGCATCAAAAATAATTCCAGTTGCTAAAATAAGCGAGGAAGATCGTAAATTATTTAATGACTTAATATTTGATAAAAGATCTGAAGATTATGATCCGTTGAAAAAAATTCTTCAAAAATTTTCTGATGTAAAAAAAGATTTAAATCAAGAAACTACAAAAAGAAATTCTTTATCTGTAGAAGAACGGCTTAAATTAGATATTATTGATGGTGAAAAACAATATATTTTTGAGGACTGTAAAGAAGCTCTAAACAAATACCCACCTCTTCATATTATAAATAATATATTATTAGAAGGTATGAAAGTTGTTGGAGAACGTTTTGGAGCAGGTGAAATGCAATTGCCATTTGTACTTGAAAGTGCAGAAGCAATGAAAACAGCCGTTCGAGAACTTGAACCTTATATGGAAAAAAAATCGGGATATAGCAAAGGAAAAATGATCATTGCAACCGTAAAAGGTGATGTTCACGATATCGGAAAAAATTTGGTCGATGTTATTTTATCAAACAATGGCTTTGAAATTTTAAATTTAGGAATTAAACAACCTATAGAATCCATATTAGAAAAATATAAAGGCTCAGGAGCTCATGTCATTGGAATGAGCGGTTTACTAGTGAAGTCAACTGCCATTATGAAAGAAAATTTAGAATACATGGCTCTGCATAACCACTCCATACCAGTGATATTGGGAGGAGCTGCTCTTACTAGAGAGTTTGTCGAAAAAGAATGCCAATCTGTATACAAAGGTCCCGTTTTTTATGCTTTTGATGCTTTTGAAAGTTTAAAAATAATGGAAAAAATTTGTGACCTAAAACAAGAAGAATTAACTCCTGAAAAAATATCTGAAATCCGTAAATACGCAAAAGCTACAGAAAAAGGAGCAGAGTCAGATAAAAAAGAACCTGATAATCAAATAAAAGTTATTCGTAAAAGCGAAAAAACGATGCAGGCCGATGAAAATGGACAAAGTCCATGGGTTCGTAAAAATGAGAAAATACCAATCCCACCTTTTTGGGGAACAAAAATAAAAGAAGAACCTTTAAAAAATATTTTTGAATATATAGATGAATTTGCATTAATAAGAAGCCGTTGGGGATTTTCTCAAGGTAACATGACAGAAGAACAATTTACTGAAATTTTAAAGAATAAAGCTCAACCTTTATTTGAACAAATGAAGAAAAAATTTATTGAAGAAAATGTAATAACCCCAAAAGCAATTTATGGTTATTTTCCTGTTTGTTCTGAAAATGACAAATTAATTGTATATGAACCAAATACGCGCGAAGGAACTCCAGTAGAAAGTAGAAAAATAATTGCCGAATTTTATTTTCCGAGACAAAAATCAGGAAAAATTTTATGTATTTCGGATTATTTTCAAAATATTAAATCTGGAAAAATAGATACTCTTGGCGTTCAAATTGTAACTTTAGGGGAAGAAATTTCACACATTACAAAAAAACTCTACGACGATGGGAATTTTACAGAATATTATTATCTTCATGGCATAGCAACAGAGCTAACAGAAGCATATGCTGAAGTTATACATAAATTAATCCGAACGGAATTAGGAATAGTTGGAAATGATGCAAAAAGCCTAAGACAACTTTTTAGCCAAGGTTATCAAGGATCCAGATTTTCATTTGGATATCCCGCATGTCCAAATATGGAAGGAAATAATACTTTATTAAATTTACTTGAAGCAGATAGAATTGGGGTAAAAATATCAGAAGCCTTCCAAATGCATCCAGAGCTTACAACAAGCGCTCTTGTTTCATGGCATCCACAGGCGAGATATTTTACAACTTAA
- a CDS encoding mannosyltransferase family protein, translating to MKVFILISSIMMIFLHFALWLILLYNQEHTIQWTYLNRILDHWDAGWYTKIVLNGYEENQSIAFYPLFPLIIFIIKLIVPFVVYPALIGTILSTILFLLFCLLLLKLIQNKDSSLPPWLIPKNKYVWFLFVFSPASYVFHTSHTESLFLLLSFSSIYLAFKKHWISAAIVAGLCSLTKNQGIILAIAIAFISLNNYKLRHKKIKVFLFSGLISGAFFCCFLIYQYLAFKNAFAFLNAQSNWHHIQNISEYFKTFILQNTVQDYSFGAIKHHIFFFIMLFFCFFLWKHSKPIFFYCLTCLLVLPMQAELINSFRFASFLFPIFFIISTYSGKYRKPLFIFIAILFVFLNIQTAYNFYILKWAY from the coding sequence ATGAAAGTGTTTATATTAATATCATCTATAATGATGATTTTTTTACATTTTGCATTATGGCTGATCTTACTTTATAATCAAGAACACACAATTCAATGGACATATTTGAATCGAATTTTAGATCATTGGGATGCTGGTTGGTATACAAAAATAGTTCTAAATGGTTATGAAGAAAATCAAAGCATTGCCTTTTATCCATTATTTCCTCTTATTATTTTTATAATTAAGCTAATTGTTCCATTTGTAGTATATCCTGCTTTAATTGGAACAATTCTTTCAACAATTTTATTTCTTTTATTTTGTTTATTATTATTAAAGTTAATACAAAACAAAGATAGCTCCTTACCACCCTGGCTTATTCCAAAAAATAAGTATGTTTGGTTTTTATTTGTTTTCTCTCCTGCTTCTTATGTTTTTCATACTAGTCATACGGAATCTTTGTTTTTATTATTATCTTTCAGTTCAATTTATTTAGCTTTTAAAAAACATTGGATTTCAGCTGCAATTGTTGCAGGACTATGTTCATTAACTAAAAATCAAGGTATCATTTTGGCTATTGCAATTGCTTTTATTTCTTTGAATAATTATAAATTGAGGCATAAAAAAATAAAAGTTTTTTTGTTTTCAGGATTAATCTCTGGTGCTTTTTTTTGCTGTTTTTTAATTTATCAATATTTGGCATTTAAAAATGCTTTTGCTTTTTTAAATGCTCAAAGTAACTGGCATCATATCCAAAATATATCAGAATATTTTAAAACATTTATATTGCAAAATACTGTTCAGGATTATTCTTTTGGAGCAATAAAGCATCACATATTCTTTTTTATTATGCTTTTCTTTTGTTTTTTCTTATGGAAACATTCAAAACCTATTTTCTTTTATTGTTTAACTTGTTTATTGGTCTTGCCTATGCAAGCAGAGCTGATAAACTCATTTCGTTTTGCTAGTTTTTTATTTCCTATATTTTTTATAATAAGTACTTATTCTGGTAAATATAGAAAACCGCTATTTATCTTCATTGCTATATTATTTGTCTTCTTAAATATTCAAACTGCTTATAATTTTTATATATTAAAATGGGCATATTAA
- a CDS encoding peptide ABC transporter substrate-binding protein — protein sequence MTLIKTSVCTRFFVPAFLSLFSLTINAYAAEVPAGTKLAKKQIFNVGIGAEAPTLDPQKGQDNVSARIGYDLYEGLATENEKGDIVPGIASKWDISKDGLTYTFYIRPNAKFSDGSPITAEDAVFSIRRLVDPKLASPYAELISMVKNAESIASGKAKPEELGVKAIDPNTVQITLTKSTPYFLKLVAFANLAIVKKANVEKFGEQFTQPGNLVSSGAYKLKYWKIGDKVTTERNPNYWNNSKTVIDTVNYFPISDVNTELQMFQTGQLDFTYDIPSDKFQDLKKTLGKQLFAKPYLSMYFIDFNNNIAPFKNNPKLRQALSMAIDRKVIAEKVTGRGEIPSYDIVPFGTSSYKQQNYSWEKLTPEQRIAEAQKLYKEAGYSKEKPLTISYSYNTNALHKKVAIALSSMWEQNLGVKVSLTNQEWKVFLTERMEGRYVTARDGWIADYNDPSSFLDLFQSKYPQNNSKYKNPKYDELITKASLEQNLEKRSKILEQASLVMMNDYPAIPLYTYVTTHLVKSHLGGHSGNNPLDHQYTRNFYIIDNLTSASR from the coding sequence ATGACTCTAATCAAAACTTCTGTTTGTACACGTTTTTTTGTCCCTGCTTTTCTCTCTTTGTTTAGTTTAACAATAAACGCATATGCAGCCGAGGTTCCTGCAGGAACCAAACTTGCAAAAAAGCAAATATTTAACGTTGGTATTGGTGCTGAAGCGCCAACTTTAGATCCCCAAAAAGGGCAAGATAATGTGAGCGCAAGAATTGGTTACGATCTCTACGAAGGTCTTGCGACCGAAAATGAAAAAGGGGATATCGTTCCTGGTATTGCTTCAAAATGGGATATTAGCAAAGATGGTCTCACCTACACTTTTTATATTCGCCCAAATGCTAAATTTTCAGATGGCTCCCCAATTACAGCAGAAGACGCCGTTTTTTCTATAAGAAGACTCGTTGATCCTAAGCTAGCATCTCCTTATGCTGAGCTCATTTCTATGGTTAAAAATGCTGAAAGTATCGCATCAGGCAAAGCAAAACCCGAAGAACTTGGTGTAAAAGCAATTGATCCGAATACAGTTCAAATAACATTAACAAAATCGACTCCCTATTTTCTGAAATTAGTTGCTTTTGCAAATTTAGCCATTGTAAAAAAAGCAAATGTAGAAAAATTTGGAGAACAATTTACACAACCAGGCAATCTTGTTTCTAGTGGTGCTTATAAATTAAAATATTGGAAAATAGGTGATAAAGTAACAACAGAAAGAAACCCTAATTATTGGAATAATAGCAAAACAGTGATTGATACCGTAAATTATTTTCCAATTTCTGACGTTAATACTGAATTACAAATGTTTCAAACAGGACAACTCGATTTCACATACGATATTCCTTCTGATAAATTTCAAGATTTGAAAAAAACATTAGGCAAACAATTATTTGCAAAGCCTTATTTATCAATGTACTTCATAGATTTTAACAATAATATCGCTCCTTTTAAAAATAATCCGAAATTACGCCAAGCACTTTCCATGGCGATAGATAGAAAAGTTATTGCAGAAAAAGTAACAGGACGCGGTGAAATTCCTTCTTATGACATTGTTCCCTTCGGAACATCGTCATACAAGCAGCAAAATTACTCATGGGAAAAATTAACTCCAGAGCAACGCATTGCGGAAGCACAAAAGTTATATAAAGAAGCGGGTTATTCTAAAGAAAAGCCTTTAACAATTTCTTATTCATACAATACGAATGCATTACATAAAAAAGTAGCAATCGCACTTTCCTCTATGTGGGAACAAAATCTTGGGGTAAAAGTTTCTTTAACAAACCAAGAATGGAAAGTATTTTTAACTGAGAGAATGGAAGGAAGGTACGTTACAGCACGTGATGGATGGATTGCGGATTATAATGATCCAAGTTCATTCTTGGATTTATTTCAATCAAAATATCCTCAAAATAATTCAAAGTATAAAAACCCAAAATACGATGAACTTATTACAAAAGCTTCTTTAGAACAGAATTTGGAAAAACGTTCCAAAATCCTTGAGCAAGCGTCTTTAGTAATGATGAATGATTATCCAGCAATTCCACTTTATACTTACGTAACAACCCACCTTGTAAAAAGTCATTTAGGTGGGCATAGTGGAAACAATCCTTTAGATCATCAATACACAAGAAATTTTTATATTATAGACAATCTAACTTCTGCAAGTCGATAA
- the oppC gene encoding oligopeptide ABC transporter permease OppC → MSTTPSITNMNKKAIVLKSIEKNTEIKGRSLWKDAIRRLSRNKAAVVSLFVLFFITILVIFAPLFSHYEMQDTDWNAIGLSPSFSNLHFFGTDDLGRDVFARTLYGGRMSLLIGIISSIVSVVIGIAYGATAGFLGGKIDGFMMRIVDIIYSLPFMFFVILLMTFFGRNIFLIFIAIGAVNWLDMARIVRGQTLSLKSKEFIEAAHAGGVNSPTIIMRHIVPNILGIVIVYVTLTIPQVILTESFLSFLGLGVQEPATSWGVLINDGAQNVTIAWWRLVFPASFLVITLFCFNFIGDGLRDALDPKDR, encoded by the coding sequence ATGTCTACCACACCGAGTATTACCAACATGAATAAAAAAGCAATTGTTCTAAAATCAATTGAGAAAAATACTGAAATAAAAGGAAGAAGTCTTTGGAAAGACGCCATCCGGCGACTGTCTAGGAACAAAGCCGCCGTTGTTAGTTTATTTGTTTTATTTTTTATTACAATTTTAGTTATTTTTGCTCCCTTATTCTCTCACTATGAAATGCAAGATACGGATTGGAATGCCATTGGTTTATCGCCAAGTTTTTCAAATTTACATTTTTTTGGGACAGATGATTTAGGTAGAGATGTTTTTGCAAGAACACTTTATGGCGGAAGAATGTCTCTTCTAATTGGTATTATTTCAAGTATTGTCAGTGTTGTTATTGGAATAGCATATGGAGCTACCGCTGGTTTTCTCGGTGGAAAAATAGATGGATTTATGATGCGAATAGTCGATATTATCTATTCGTTACCTTTTATGTTTTTTGTTATATTATTAATGACTTTTTTTGGACGAAATATCTTTTTAATTTTTATTGCTATCGGCGCTGTAAATTGGCTTGATATGGCCCGTATCGTTAGAGGACAAACTTTAAGTTTAAAAAGTAAAGAATTCATTGAAGCTGCACATGCTGGTGGTGTAAACTCTCCAACAATTATTATGAGACATATTGTTCCTAATATTTTAGGTATTGTTATTGTCTATGTTACTTTAACAATACCCCAAGTTATATTAACAGAATCTTTTTTAAGTTTTTTAGGTCTTGGCGTTCAAGAACCCGCTACAAGCTGGGGAGTTCTTATTAATGACGGAGCACAAAACGTAACAATTGCTTGGTGGCGTCTGGTTTTTCCAGCATCTTTTTTAGTAATCACATTATTTTGCTTTAATTTTATCGGTGATGGTTTACGCGATGCTCTCGATCCAAAAGACCGCTAA